From Microbacterium sp. CGR2:
GCTCACATGATCGGCCCGGACGTGTCGGAGCTGCTGCCGGAGCTGACTCTCGCGCAGAAGTGGGACCTCACCGCTCTGGAGCTCGCCCGCAACGTGCACACGCACCCGACGCTGTCGGAGGCGCTGCAGGAGGGCTTCCACGGACTCGCCGGTCACATGATCAACTTCTGACGCGGCGCGACTCAATGCGACGAAGGCCCCGGTCCCGTTCAGGGATCGGGGCCTTCGTGCGTCACACCCCGCGCATCGTGATGAGCCCGGATGTCCACGGCTGCAGTGGCGCCGTGCCCAGCGCGCGGATCAACCCTTCTCGCGGTCGGGCCACGAGCATCGGCACCGGAGCCCCCATCGACATGTAGAAGGCCGAGCGTCGCTGCGCTGACCGCGTCGAGTGCCGCACGTCGCGCTCGTAGGCGCTCAGATCCGGCATGCGTCGCGGCAGAGCGCGAGAGAGCACGGTGGCCAGGCGAACGGCATCCGTCCACCCGAGGTTCATCCCTTGCCCGCCGATGGGGCTGATCTCATGCGCCGCGTCCCCGAGCAGGACCACTCTGCCCCGACGGAGCCGCGACGCGGTGTGCTGGGCAGCGACGAACGATACGGGCGGGTCGGCGACCTGCAGCCGGATGCCGGTGCGCCCATGAACGGCGTCTCGAAAAGCGGCAGCGGTGTTCAGCGGCTCCGCACCGCGTTGCTGTCTGACGACCCATCGTCGGCGGAAACCCGGGAGGGGGAAGGATTCGACGAGGCCTGCCGGTTCGCAGTACAGGACGGCCCGCTCGTCGGTCGCCGGGTCTTCGACATCCACCATGCTGTAGGTCGCTCTTCCGGTCTGACGGCGCCAGGTCGAACCGATCCGTTCCCGGAGTCGACTGCGCACCCCGTCGGCGGCTACGACGACGGAAGCGGTGTGGGTCTGCCTTCCGTCCGGGGTGTCGATCTCGACGCGGACGCGGTCTCCGTCGTCGTGCACCGACTGCACGGTGCACCCGCGACGCAGAGCGTCGGGCGACAGCTCGTGCAACCGGGTGCGCAGCATCGCGGCTGTGCGCGGTTGAGGAAGGATCAAGACCGGACGGTCAGACCCGAAAGAGAGCGACGCGAGACTTCTGCCGCGGCTGCGGACCTCGCCGCCCCGGAGATGCAGCGCTTCCGCACGCGCCTGCGCACCGACGCCCACGGCGTCCAAGGCGTCGAGGCCGGGCCGGTGGATGCCGATCGCACGGGTGCGGGCGTCAGCATCCGTGCGTCGCTCGTACACCGCCACCTGCACCCCGTCCTTCGACAGCAGGCCGGCGAGCATCAGGCCGACCGGCCCCGCTCCGACGATCAGCACATCATGATGCGGCACTGCCCTGCTCCCAACGCAGTTCCAGGCGCGACGGCACCCCTTGGCGCACAATCCACCCCTGCGGCACCACCGCGGCCAGCTCCTCACGCGTGTACGAGCGCCGGATGCTGATGAGTCCGTCTTCTCGGATGAACGAATCCGCCAGCATGTTCCGCGACAGTGGCCAGGTCGCCGCCGCGAACAGCGCGTACGCCGTCCGGCTTCGGGCGATGTCGTGATGCACCACCAGCCCGTTCCGCCCGAGCAGCCGCCGGGAATCCTCCAGCACCGTCTGCAACTCGTCGTCGTCGAGATGGTGCAGCACGTGGTTGCTCAGGACGACGTCGAAAGTCTGGCCTTCCTCCACCAGTCGGGTGCTGAGAGCACACCGATAGCGCAGGCCTGCTCCCCCGTCGTGGGCCGACGCCCAGCTGATGGCCCGCGCGTCCGCATCGAGCGCGGTGATCTCCGCCGCGAACCCGTCACGTCGCAAGCGCCCGGCGATCAGGCGGCACAGGTCTCCCCCACCGGCCCCGATGTCGAGGATGCGCAATGGTCGATCAGCGGTGGCCCGCGGCCGGATGTCGCGACGGTAGATCAGCCCGGGACGCGAGACCAGCGCATTCACGAAGCCGAATCGCCCGTAGGTGCGAGCGAGCATGCGCGCATCCGCTTGCGGATCGTCCATCAGCTCTCGAGCGTCGACGTCCCTCGTCGAGAAGTCGGCCCTCATGCGCGACGAGGGGCGACGACCGTCATCAGAGCCGTCTCGGCGGTGAGGCCGGGGCCGAATGCCATGGCGGCGACCCGCTCGCCGTCGCGTGCCTCTTCCTGATCCAGGATGCGGCGCAGCACGAACAGCACCGTGGCACTGGACATGTTCCCGTAGCGCCGGAGCACCTCACGGGGAGGTCGGAGCTGATCGTCACTGAGATGCAGCTTGTCCTGGACACGGTCGAGGATGCTGCGCCCGCCGGGGTGGATCGCCCAGTGCTGCACCTGACTTCCGATGTCTTCTCCATCGAACGCCTCCACCAACGCGGTCTCCGGCTCGTAGAGCGGACGGAGCGCGGCGTAGATGTTGTCGCCGATGAGCTGGGGGACGGCCGTCGACAGGATCATCTCGAACCCGGCGTCGCCGATGGTCCACGCCATGTCCTTCTTCCCCTCCGGGATGAGGCCCGTGTGGAAGCGATCCAGCGCGAAGCCGGGAACGTCGGAGTCGAAGGTGCGCGCCGTGACGAGGCCGGCGGCCGCGCCGTCGGCGAAGAGGGAGGTTGCGACGATCATGTCGGGATCATCCGAGGAGCGCAGATGCAGGGTGCACAGTTCCACGCTGACGATCAGAACCACGGCATCCGGGTTCCCTGCGCAGATCTCGCTGGCGGCACGCAGAGCGGGCATCGACGCGTAGCACCCCATGAAACCCAGGTGGTAGCGGCGCACGCTTTCGGAGAGGCCGAGGGCGCGGACGATCTCGTAGTCAGGACCCGGTGCATAGAAGCCGGTGCAGGAGACGGTGATCACATGCGTCACGTCTGCGGCGACGATGTCGGGATCCGCTTCCACCGTCTGTCGCGCCACCTGGACGTAGAGTGCGCCCGCTTCGCGCATGTAGATCTCATTGCGTGCCTTCGTTCCGGGAGAGAGCAGAAGCCCGCTCTTCGGATCGAAGAACAGCGGCGATTCCTCGTCCGCCGAAAAGGACAACTCCTCCAGGACCGTGTACCGCGTGTCGATGCCGGAACCGTTGAACGACGCGGACACGATGCGCTTCGCGAGCCGCCCGATCTCCGGCTGGGCGGCGAAGACGTCTCGCACCTCTTCCTGCTTCAGTTCCGTCTCGGGAACGATCGTCTGCAGGGACCGGAGCATGACGGGATAACTCATGAGGTCACTCAAGCATGCGCGAGCCTTCACCCCAAGGGGGTTGCGCTCCACGCCCGCTCATGTGGAGTGTTCGTCCTGCTCAGGCTCCGAGGGCGCGGGCGAGTTTGGACCCAGAGGCCGAGTCACGCCCACCCACTGCGCGGACAGCGTTCTCGACCGCGGCGAAGAAGGCGGCCCTGCCGGCCTCGTCGGCCGGAGCCGCCGGACCGAGTTCCATCTCCCACTCCCGCCATTCGCGCTGCACGCCCCGGCGGAGGTCAGTGGCCCGAACCCGGTCGTCGACGAACTCCGCCACGACGCCGTTCGGGCCGGTGAGCAGGTAAGCGGTGCGGTCGTTCTCGATCCTGGCCAGCGGCGTCAGGGGTTCGCTCGTCCAGCCCGACACGGTGGCGGCGACGGGCTCGGGCAGTTCGTCACCGTCGCTGAGGGGCCACCCGAGTTCGAGGCGACCGTCACCCTGCCGCGGCCCTTTCACATGCCATCCTTCGTCGGGTCCGCCGGTGCGACGACGCAACGCGACGCCGGCACGCGAGAGGGTGCCGTCGGCGGTGTCGAAGTACCGGGCGTCCAGAGCTCTGGTCTCGCCGACCGACACCTCGTCCACGCCGGGAACGGCATCCCAGCTCGGCAGCGGCGTCTCGATGCCGACGTCGTACTTGCGCTCGACCTCGACCGTGCGGGACGGCTCAGTCGTCATCGTTGAGAGTGAGATCCTCGAGGGCTTCGTCGAACCAGTAGTCGATCTCGGTCGGCCCGTCTTCGGATCCGGTGTTCTGCGGTTCGCCCCGGCGGTTGTACACCACCTGCGTCTCGCTGTAGGGGACGATCAGCTTGTCGTCTGCGTCGCCGAGGGGAATGATCTGCCCGTCGAGCGGGCCTCCGTGAAGTCGTGCAAGTGCCATGGGTTCAGCGTAGTCCTGTCATCCGACGACGATGCCGATGAGAGCACCCGCGATCATCCAGGGGCCGAACGCGATGCGCGTCGATCCGTTCGCTCGTCGCAGCAGGATCAGCGTGAATGCGAAGAGCGAGCCCAGCACGAATGCGGATGCCGCCCTGACGGCGATGGCCTGCCAGCTGTGCCAGGCCAGGACGAAGCCGATGACGGCGGCGAGCTTCACATCACCGCCACCCATCCCCGACCGGCTGAGCAATCGCAGGACGGTGTAGAAGCCGCCGAGCGCCAGCATCCCCAGGAGTGCACGGACCAGGGCCTCGCCGTGCGCAGTGGCCGCCGCATCGATCATTCCCAGTGCGATCAGCGACGCCAGCGTCGGCAGCACGATGCGGCTCGGCAGGCGATGGGTGCGGAGATCGGTCACGATCAGCCATCCTCCGACGCCGAGGAGGGCGAGGTGCGCGAGCACGATCAGCACGGAGCGGAAGTCCATCCCGGCAGGTTAGGTGTCTCACGGATGCCATGCCGCCGGGCTGTGGATAACCGAGAACGTCATCATGAGCGAATGTCCGATGTACGAACTAGCGTCGTCGATGTCACTTGCTTTATTCGTATATATCTTCGAGGATGGATGACATGGGGATCGGGCTCGATGCGGTGACCGCGCTCTCTCCGTCCAGTGATTCTCGGGCCGGAGAGGTGCTGCGACTGCGCCGCGAAATCAGCCGGATGCAGCGCCGTCGCAGTGACCATGCGCTGCTCCCACTCGATCCCGCCTTCGCCTCCCTGCTTCCCGAAGAAGGGCTGCAGACCGGCACCGCCTACACCGTCTCCCCCTCGCCGAGCCTCGTGCTCGCTCTGCTCAGCGCGGCATCGCAGAAAGGGCACTGGTGTGCGGTGGTCGGCATGCCGACGCTGGGCGTCGAGGCCGCCGCCTCCTTCGGCATCGATCTGACACGACTGATCCTCGTTCCCGACCCCGGCGAGCGCTGGCTCGCGGTCACCTCTGCCCTGGCTGAGGTGGTCCCTCTCATCGCCGTGCATCCCGGTGGTCGAGTGAGAGATGCCGAGGTCTCCCGTCTGAGTGCACGTCTGCGTGATCGCGGATGCACTCTGCTGATCGCAGAACCCGGCATGGTCGAATCGCGAGGTGCGGAACCACGAGGTGGAGTCGAATCGCTGAGCGCGGATCTCTGGCCGCAGAGTGAGGGCTCGATACGCCTGCACGACCCGCACTGGCACGGGCTGGGCGCGGGCTGGGGACTGCTCTCCGACTGCACGGTGACAGTGACGGCAAAGACTCGGCACAGCGCGCGCCCGTCGAGCGTCCGCGTCCAGCTGCCCGGCGGACACGGCGCCATCGAGGCTGCGGCGACAGAACTCACAGCGCTGCCGTCGTTCGCAGAGTCCGCCGCACCCGGGAGATCCGCCGCACCCGGGAGAGCGGAGTCGACCAGAACCCCTCCCCCCGATCTCCTGCGATGGGCGGAAGCCGGATGACCACCCCGCTCCGAGTCCTCGTTCTCTGGTTCCCCGATTGGCCGCTGCGAGCCGCACTGGGCGCACCCCCGCACCAGCCCACCGCTCTGGTGCACGCGAACACCGTCGTGGCGTGCACGGCCTCCGCACGAGAGCACGGGGTGCGCACCGGGCAACGCCGCCGAATCGCTCAGGGACTGCTCTCCTCGCTGAGCGTCCTCCCGCATGACCCGGCCAGAGACGAACGCGCCTTCCTCCCCGTTCTCCAACTCATCGAGAAGCACGCACCGGGTGCGACCCTGCTGCGCCCTGGGCTCGCCATCCTCCGCGCGCGGGGCATCTCCCGGTATCACGGTGGGGAGGGCGAGGCGGCCGGTGCGCTCGCTGCGGTGCTCGCCGACGCCGGCTTTCCCGAGGTGCGCATCGGCGTCGCAGACGGGCCCTTCACCGCAGAGATCGCTGCGCGCGGTCGCGACACCTGCACCGTGGTGCCGCCCGGCCGATCCCAGGAGTTCCTCGCCCCGTACCCCGTCCAGGTGCTCCGAGACGAGCAGATGACCGGCCTCCTCCTTCGCCTCGGAGTGCGTACGCTCGGGGAATTCACCGCCCTCGCTCCGCTCGACGTGCGCGATCGATTCGGTGAACACGGCGCACGTCTGCACGCTCTCGCCTCCGGCGCCGACTCCCGTCCGTTGACTCCCCGTCCGCCTGACCCCGAACTGACACGGAGCATCGAGTTCGAGACGCCTCTGGGAGGAACCGATCAGGTGGCCTTCGCGGTGCGTCAGACAGCAGACGCTGTGCTGCTCGCCCTCGGAGACGCCTCGGTCGTCTGCACCGAGGTACGCATCGATTTCACCGACGACAACGGGACGGTGTTCTCCCGCACCTGGCTGCACCCGACCTGCTTCGATGCCTCCGACCTCGTCGACCGGGTGCGTTGGCAGCTGGAGGCGCTGGCCGCGGAGTCGGCGAAGGAACCCGTCGACGAGGCGAGGGCGTTCGGGGGCATCGTGGCGGTGCGGATCATCCCGGCCGCCGTGGACGATGCCGCCCATCACCAGCCCGGACTCTTCGGCTCCGGCACGGATGAGCGCTTGCACCATGCGGTCTCTCGCGTGCAGACGATGCTGGGTCATGAGGGCGTGGTGACCGCTGCCCTTGCCGGTGGCCGTTGGCTCGCAGACCGGCAGGTGTTCACCCCCTGGGGCGAGCGCGCGGTCGCGCCCCGCGACCCGGATTCCCCCTGGCCGGGGAGCCTGCCCGATCCACTCCCCGCAGAAGTGTTCCTGCCACCGCGCCCGATCGGCGTGCTCGCTGCCGACGGAGCTCTGATCAGCATCGATGAACGCGGCGCCCTCTCCCACGAACCCGCGCACATCGACGGTGCCGGCGTGCAGGCCTGGGCAGGTCCCTGGCCGGTGCAGGAACGTCGCTGGGCAGCTGACGGAGGCAAGCGCGGACACCGGCTCCAGATCGTCGACGATCGAGATCGCGCCTGGCTGGTCTTCCGCGCCGGCGAACGCTGGTGGGCCGAAGGTCGGTATCGCTGATGGGGTGGCACAACAAACCAGAGCTGTCCTGGAGTGAGCTGGAGCGCACCCTCAGCGGAGAGGAGTCGCCTCCGAAGCCGCCCATCCCCGAGCCCCGCGGCACACGACCCGACCCTGGTCCGGTGAGCCGACGGCGACAGCGCACCCCGCCGGTCGCCATCCCTCCCCCCGAAGACGCCGTTCCGTACGCCGAGCTGCACGCGCACTCGTCGTACTCGTTCCTCGACGGCACCTCCTCCCCCGAGGAGCTCCTCGCCGAGGCCGAACGTCTCGGCCTGACCGCCCTGGCCCTCACCGATCACGACGGCTTCTACGGCGCCGCTCGTTTCGCCGACGTGGCCGAGCTCATGGAAGTGCGCCTGCAGACGGTCTTCGGCGCCGAGCTGTCCCTCGACCTGCCAGGGCCGCAGCGAGGCAGTCCCGACCCTGCCGGTGAGCATCTTCTCGTCATCGCCCGCGGAATGGAGGGGTACCACCGCCTCTCCGGGGCGATCACCACAGCACAACTGCGAGGCGGCGAGAAGGGGCGCCCGGTGTACGACCTCGAAGAGCTGGCAGCGAGCGCCGGAGGAGACTGGACGATTCTGACCGGATGCCGCAAGGGCGCGGTGCGACGAGGACTCGAGGTCGGGGATGCCGAGACCCCGCTGCGCCGCCTCGTCGACCTGTTCGGGTCCGATCACGTCGCCGTCGAGCTCTTCGATCACGGCGACCCGCAGGACACCCGGCGCAACGACACGCTCGCCGAGTTGGCCAAGAAGATGCGGCTTCCCGTGGTGGCGACGAACAACGTGCACTACGCCACTCCCGCTCAAGCTCCGCTGGCCGAGGCGGTGGCTGCGGTCCGCGCGGTGCGCAGCATGAACGAACTCGATGGCTGGCTGCCCGCACACGGTGGTGCGCACCTGCGCAGCGGAGCAGAGATGTCGGCACGGTTTCAGCGCTACCCGGGTGCGATCTCCTACGGACTCGAGCTGGCCGCGGCATCCGCCTTCCCGCTGCGACTCGCCCGGCCTGCGCTGCCCCAGCAGAAGGTCCCCGACTGCCACACGCCGATGAGTTGGCTGCGCCGGTTGGTGTGGGATGCCGTGCCGTCGAAGTACCCGCGCCTGGACGAGGACGGGCACCGCCGGATCGAGCGAGAACTGGACGTCATCGAAGAGAAGGACTTCCCCGGGTACTTCCTCATCGTGCACGGAATCGTCGCTGAAGCGAGGCGGCTCGGCATCCTCTGTCAGGGCCGAGGATCCGCCGCGGCGAGCGCTGTCTGCTACCTGCTGGGAATCACCGCCGTCGACCCGATCCTCTACCGCCTCCCCTTCGAGCGGTTCCTTGCCACCACCCGGCAGGAGGAACCGGACATCGACGTGGACTTCGATTCCCGTCGCCGCGAGGAGATCATCCAGTGGGTCTACCGGGAGTACGGCAGGGAGCGGGCCGCCCAGGTGGCGAACGTGATCCAGTACCGTCCGAAGAACGCGGTCCGCGACATGGCCAGAGCACTCGGGCATTCCCCGGGGCAACAGGATGCCTGGTCCCGTCAGGTGGATGGCTGGAGCGCAGGGCTGGAGCCCGCCGACGGGCACGACATCCCCGAGAACGTGCTGGCGTATGCGGGTGAGTTGCTGAAAGCGCCCCGGCATCTCGGCATCCACTCCGGCGGCATGGTGCTCACGGCACGTCCGGTCGGCGAGGTGGTGCCGGTGGAGCACGCCCGCATGGAGAACCGCACGGTGATCCAGTGGGACAAAGACGACTCCGCCTTCATGGGGCTGGTGAAGTTCGACCTTCTCGGACTCGGGATGCTCGCAGCGCTCCAGCACTGCTTCGATCTCATCCGCGAGGCCACGGGTGAGGAGTGGACCCTGGAGACCCTCCCCAAAGAGGAACCCGGCGTCTACGACATGCTGTGCCGCGCAGACTCGATCGGTGTGTTCCAGGTCGAATCACGCGCGCAGATCGGCCTGCTCCCCCGCCTGCAACCTCGGAGTTTCTACGACCTCGCCATCCAGATCGCCCTCATCCGTCCCGGCCCCATCCAGGGCGGTGCCGTGCACCCGTTCGTCCGACGCAAGATGGCGAAGGACCGCCTCGATGAGGAGAACCGCGAGCGGATGGCACGGGGTGAAGCCCCGGAGACGTTCGAGATCCCCTACCCGCACAGCGATCTGGAAGACATCCTGAAGCGCACGCTGGGGATCCCCATCTTCCAGGAGCAGCTGATCCAGATGGCGATGGCGGTCGGCGACTGCACCGCCGACGAGGGAGACCTGCTGCGCCGGGCCATGGGATCCAAGCGCGGCCTTGAGAAGATCGAGAAGGTCAGAGACAAGCTGTACGCAGGTATGGCCCGGCGCGGCCTCGACGCTGAGACCTCCGACCGTATCTATGCGCAGATCCAGGCGTTCTCCAATTTCGGTTTCGCCGAGTCGCACTCGCTGTCCTTCGCGCTGCTCGTCTATGCCAGCTCCTGGTTGAAGCTGCACTATCCCGCCGCGTTCCTCGCCGGGCTGCTGCGCTCGCAGCCGATGGGCTTCTACTCCGGGGCGACTCTGACCGCAGATGCTCGACGGCATGGCGTGGAGGTGCGGCGCCCCGATCTGCACGTGTCGGGAGCGACCGAGACATTGGAGCCTCTCACCGGCGCGGCTGAGCGGCGACCGACCGGGGTCGACGACTGTCTCGTCACCCCACAACCGCCGACTCTCCGCTTCGACCGGGACGCCCCGGACGAGTCCGCGTCTCATCGCCGCGATGGCGGCTACGCGGTGCGGCTGGGACTCAGCGGTATTCGCGGGATCGGTGTGCCGCTGGCGGAGAAGATCGTCGCCGAGCGTGAGGTCAACGGCCGATATCGTGACCTGCACGATCTGGTGCGGCGTACGGATGCCACGGCCGCTCAACTGGAAGCACTCGCCACCGCCGGCGCGTTCGCCTGTCTTGGTCTGGAGCGTCGCGAGGCGATCTGGCTGGCCGGCGCGGCGGCAGAAGACCGGTCACGTTTCCTCCCGGGCACGACCGTATCCGTGCAGCCCCCGCTGTTCGCAGACCAGACCAGCTACGAAAAGCTCTCCGCAGACCTCTGGGCGACGGGTGTGTCCACCGACGACCACCCGATGACGCACTTCCGGGGCGCACTGCATGCGCGCGGGGTACTCACCGCCGAGAACGTGAAGACCCATGAGGCCGGTCGACGCATCGAGGTCGCCGGCCTCGTCACACACCGGCAGCGTCCGGCGACCGCGGCCGGCATCACCTTCCTGAACCTCGAGGACGAGAGCGGGCTGATGAACATCGTCTGCTCGACGGGGGTCTGGAATCGCTATCGTCGCGTGGCCCGCGACTCCCCGGCACTCATCATCCGCGGCATCCTGGAGCGTTCCCCCGAGGGCGTGGTCAACATCCTCGCCGATGCCTTCGAAGACCTGCGCACAGGAGTGACGCATCGATCCAGGGACTTCCGATGAATTCCGATGATTCCCGTTCTTTTCCTTGAGCCACTCCGAATCACCTCAGGAGAGCACGGAATGACTCACCAGAAGCGTTCGGGCTCTTCAGGCTGCGGCCGATCCGATCCGCCCCAGCGGTCGGCCTCCGCCTTGGCAGCGTCCGCGGCGGCGTCCGCATCGTGCAGGGCCACTCTGGCGCCGGTCGCGCCCGGCCCGATCGGATCCACGCGGAGAACAGTGCGCGGTCCTCCTCCACCGATGGTCACCGTGCACCCGAGAATGCGGCCGATCCAGCGAGAGACTTCGCCGCGCGGGTCGTCGGTGTACTGGTAGCGGATGCCCGTGTCGAGATCGACCAGCCCGACGACGACGGGTTCTTGGGTGAACGGATCGGTCTGCTCGGTCACCTCGACCCGATGGCCGTGAGCGATGGCGACCTGGGCCGAGAGAGTGAGCATCCTGTCCATGAGTACACCCTACGAAACGACGCCGAGAAGACAACCGGCAGCGTCTCGAAGAGAGCTTTCGAATATTTCTTTGTCCCCCAAATGGCGGACACGAGATTTTCGCGCTACTCTGCTAGGCATAGCGGGGGCTATGGGCTGATCGCGAGATCAGCCGACGAGTGCTGCGATATCTTCGCCGCCTCCCCTACCGTCCGGGATGGGCGGTGAGCCCTCTCGGCGACATCGTCTGGGGACATCATGCCGCTCGGGAGGGCCATTCCCCGAAATCTGTGCCGACGGCGAGAAGCGCTCTGTCCTGTCACTCGCGCGATCGACTCGGTCACGTCACTCGCGCGGGCGATCCTCGTCGAGCGGCACCTCCGCATGCTGGTCGGCCAGATCGGCCGCATCCGCCTCTGACTCGTCGAAAGCGGGCGGAGGCGATGTCACATCGACTTCCGGCTCCGGTTCGACATCGCGCTGCTGGTCTTGTTGATCGGGCTGCGGTTTCTCGTTCTCCCAGCGGTCGCTCGCGCCGCGGATATCGGTGCGGTCACTGTCGTGAGACATGGCGATTCCTTCCTCTGGCTGACACCTTCCACGATGCGAGCACCCGGGCGCATCCTCCAGGGGGTTGACGAACTGCGATGGATGCACCCGGCGCTTCGCTCTCGGCCGACCCGCCTAGCGTCTGCCGAGTAGTGGGTCAATGCGCTGGAACAGGGGGCTCCCTCCCACCTACGGTGCGACTATGCAAGGCAACCACCCGAACGTCCGAGGTCGTACACGCATCGGCGTGTCCGGCTGGCGTTATCCCAGTTGGCGGGGCGACTTCTATCCTCAGGGCCTGGTCCAGCGCCGGGAACTCGAGTACATCGGAGAACACTTCTCGACCGTCGAACTCAACGGGTCGTTCTACTCGCTTCAGCGACCGGAGAGCTACCGCAGGTGGAGCGACAGCGTGCCGGACGATTTCCTCTTCGCGGTGAAGGGTTCCCGCTACGTCACCCATATGCTGCGCCTGCAGAATATCGACCAGGCTCTCGCGAACTTCTTCGCCTCGGGCGTCCTCGCCTTGGGGCCCCGACTCGGCCCTATCCTTTGGCAGCTGCCGGAGCGGCAGGCTTTCGAACCCGAGGTCCTCGATCGTTTTCTGCGGACCCTGCCGCGGTCGACCGGTGAGGCGCTGGAGCTGGCTCGCCGTCATGACGAGCGTC
This genomic window contains:
- a CDS encoding DUF72 domain-containing protein; amino-acid sequence: MQGNHPNVRGRTRIGVSGWRYPSWRGDFYPQGLVQRRELEYIGEHFSTVELNGSFYSLQRPESYRRWSDSVPDDFLFAVKGSRYVTHMLRLQNIDQALANFFASGVLALGPRLGPILWQLPERQAFEPEVLDRFLRTLPRSTGEALELARRHDERLEGRAWLEIDADRPLRYALEPRSETFHDERCAPLLQHHRVAMTVADTAGKWPRFDALTTDFVYVRLHGASELYHSGYQSDELQAWAALIRSWTDGTDADDGRPRDVYVYFDNDARGHAPHDALALATLVESRSS